The following proteins are co-located in the Anomalospiza imberbis isolate Cuckoo-Finch-1a 21T00152 chromosome 1, ASM3175350v1, whole genome shotgun sequence genome:
- the GEM gene encoding GTP-binding protein GEM — MTLNNVTMRRTHSSSLHQQQQRWSIPADGKNLLVQKDSNEYNPQKRYTISPDEYYRRSWSSESSDSVISSESGSNCYRVVLIGEHGVGKSSLANIFAGVHDSIDSDCEVLGEDTYERTLMVDGESATVILLDMWDNKREGEWIRDHCMQVGDAYLIVYSITDRASFEKASELRIQLRRARQKEDIPIILVGNKSDLVRCREVSVAEGRACAVVFDCKFIETSAAVQHNVKELFEGIVRQVRLRRDSKEKNEKRLALQKRRESIPKKARRFWGKIVAKNNKNMAFKLKSKSCHDLSVL; from the exons ATGACTCTCAACAATGTTACCATGCGTCGCACCCACAGCAGCAGtctgcaccagcagcagcagcgatgGAGCATCCCTGCTGATGGAAAGAATCTGCTGGTCCAGAAAGACTCCAATGAGTACAACCCACAGAAACGATACACCATCAGTCCTGATGAATATTACAGAAGGAGCTGGTCCTCAGAGTCATCCGACTCCGTCATCTCCTCCGAGTCTGGCAGCAACTGCTACCGGGTGGTGCTGATCGGGGAGCACGGCGTGGGAAAGTCCTCGCTAGCCAACATCTTTGCAGGGGTGCACGACAGCATTGACAGTGACTGTGAGGTGCTGGGAG aagACACGTATGAAAGAACTCTGATGGTGGATGGGGAAAGTGCAACTGTTATTCTGCTCGACATGTGGGATAACAAG CGTGAGGGAGAATGGATTCGCGACCATTGCATGCAAGTGGGAGACGCCTACTTGATCGTCTACTCCATCACAGACCGAGCAAGCTTTGAGAAGGCCTCTGAACTCAGAATACAGCTCCGCAGGGCACGCCAGAAAGAAGATATCCCCATTATTTTGGTTGGCAACAAAAGTGACCTTGTCAGGTGCCGTGAAGTTTCAGTGGCAG AGGGACGAGCCTGCGCCGTGGTGTTTGACTGCAAGTTCATTGAGACCtcagcagctgtgcagcacaaTGTGAAAGAGCTCTTCGAGGGCATCGTGCGGCAAGTCCGGCTCCGGAGGGACAGCAAGGAAAAGAACGAGAAGCGACTGGCGCTACAGAAACGGAGAGAGAGCATCCCCAAGAAAGCCAGGCGGTTTTGGGGCAAAATAGTTGCCAAGAACAACAAGAACATGGCCTTCAAACTCAAGTCCAAGTCTTGCCATGACCTATCAGTACTTTAA